One stretch of Streptomyces sp. A2-16 DNA includes these proteins:
- a CDS encoding FUSC family protein gives MRGVPAGLFPAAYAAASRRAVRVALAAAIGFYLFRYGLDSPVAATYALFGAVALGGLSRIPGTGRQRAASMLRVLPVCWVLVVVGTYLSVRTWSAVAGMLAVGFALAFSAVGGPRPAGVAPGLQLLYILPSFPPYDPGSLDERLLGTTTGLVLLIATEALVFPEPSPTPYRERTARAARTAAHCARTLAVPPYVLTTQDRGAAEETGRGLRSLMVPEAERPAGPGVRVRALAHTGLAVRTLLNRLAWLTAPSRAQEREVAAVLRAAAELATATAECLRAGTSPVGPYDELSSARAALSALSGGTSGSGATPRSGFTPAVLRRHAAVLEIADAALAMGAAADRAVRGRHAEVEVAPERFWYSTVPAPVLWWHRVRGHAGRRSVFFQNAVRIALALTAARLVAGIDTLPHGFWAMLATLSLTRTTLEATRRTIRLALTGTLAGALLTAATLTLVGTHTNVYAVLLPLWMLLAFTVGPVRGVGWAQGLFTVLVALVFAQLAPSTWQLAEVRMLDVLIGSTIGAVFGLLAWPRGAHDEMRRAAAELLRTAAEVVVATTSSVAGGAATIVPAAAPGQRSLHHALVLAESAYAQFQSEPTTLTGAGRGYPPSVDWQATLIAGHHTLWGSERLAAPPATVLPAATARIVEALGERMAGRMLLVSAALDPGGDTPPTPVPRIDPVHPEFDAEPAGAPRRYYAVVEWLASLAADLTRISRAASPEPADSHTAGCSGGGGSTGDGGSTGDGGSTGDGGSTGGGGSTGDGGSTGGGGSSCKPA, from the coding sequence GTGAGGGGTGTGCCAGCCGGGTTGTTCCCAGCGGCCTACGCCGCGGCCAGCCGACGGGCCGTGCGCGTGGCCCTGGCCGCTGCGATCGGCTTCTACCTCTTCCGCTACGGGCTGGACAGTCCCGTTGCGGCCACGTACGCGCTGTTCGGCGCGGTGGCCCTGGGCGGACTCTCGCGGATCCCGGGGACCGGGCGGCAGCGCGCGGCGAGCATGCTGCGGGTGCTTCCGGTGTGCTGGGTCCTGGTGGTCGTCGGCACCTATCTCTCGGTGCGCACCTGGAGCGCCGTCGCCGGGATGCTGGCGGTCGGCTTCGCGCTGGCCTTCTCCGCCGTGGGCGGACCGCGCCCGGCAGGCGTGGCACCGGGGCTCCAGCTGCTGTACATCCTGCCGTCGTTCCCGCCGTACGATCCCGGCTCGCTCGACGAGCGGCTGCTCGGGACGACGACCGGACTGGTGCTGCTGATCGCCACCGAGGCACTGGTCTTCCCCGAGCCCTCCCCGACGCCGTACCGGGAGCGGACAGCTCGCGCCGCACGGACGGCGGCCCACTGCGCCCGAACCCTGGCCGTGCCGCCGTATGTCCTCACGACCCAGGACCGCGGCGCGGCGGAAGAGACCGGACGGGGGCTGCGGTCCCTGATGGTGCCCGAGGCGGAGCGTCCGGCCGGTCCCGGTGTGCGGGTTCGGGCCCTCGCCCACACCGGCCTCGCCGTCCGTACGCTCCTGAATCGCCTGGCGTGGCTGACGGCTCCGTCCCGGGCGCAGGAGCGCGAGGTGGCGGCCGTGCTGCGGGCGGCGGCGGAGCTCGCGACGGCGACGGCGGAGTGTCTGCGCGCAGGGACCTCGCCGGTGGGGCCGTACGACGAGCTGTCCTCGGCACGTGCTGCGCTGTCTGCCCTGTCCGGGGGGACGTCCGGCTCGGGGGCCACGCCCCGGTCCGGATTCACGCCTGCTGTGCTGCGCAGGCATGCGGCCGTGCTGGAGATCGCGGACGCCGCGCTGGCCATGGGGGCGGCGGCCGACCGTGCCGTACGCGGACGGCATGCCGAGGTGGAGGTGGCGCCGGAGCGCTTCTGGTACTCCACCGTGCCGGCCCCGGTGCTGTGGTGGCACAGGGTGCGCGGCCATGCCGGACGCCGGTCGGTGTTCTTCCAGAACGCGGTGCGGATCGCGCTGGCCCTTACGGCGGCGCGGCTCGTCGCGGGAATCGACACCCTGCCGCACGGCTTCTGGGCCATGCTCGCCACGCTCAGTCTCACCAGGACCACCCTGGAGGCGACCCGTCGCACCATCCGGCTCGCGCTCACGGGCACGCTGGCCGGGGCGCTGCTGACCGCCGCAACACTGACCCTGGTGGGCACCCACACCAACGTCTACGCCGTGCTGCTTCCCCTGTGGATGCTGCTCGCCTTCACGGTCGGGCCGGTGCGGGGTGTCGGGTGGGCCCAGGGGCTGTTCACCGTGCTGGTGGCCCTGGTGTTCGCGCAGCTGGCGCCGTCCACCTGGCAGCTGGCGGAGGTGCGCATGCTCGACGTGCTGATCGGAAGCACGATCGGCGCCGTGTTCGGGCTGCTCGCGTGGCCGCGGGGCGCTCATGACGAGATGCGCCGCGCGGCCGCCGAACTCCTGCGCACTGCCGCGGAGGTCGTGGTGGCCACGACCTCGTCGGTGGCGGGCGGTGCCGCCACGATCGTGCCGGCGGCCGCGCCGGGGCAGCGGTCCCTGCACCACGCGCTCGTCCTCGCCGAGTCGGCCTACGCGCAGTTCCAGAGCGAGCCCACGACCTTGACGGGCGCCGGGCGCGGTTACCCGCCGTCGGTGGACTGGCAGGCGACGCTCATCGCCGGCCACCACACCCTGTGGGGCTCCGAACGGCTCGCGGCTCCGCCGGCCACCGTGCTGCCCGCGGCGACAGCGCGGATCGTGGAGGCGCTCGGCGAACGCATGGCCGGGCGGATGCTGCTGGTCTCCGCGGCCCTCGATCCCGGCGGGGACACCCCGCCCACGCCCGTACCTCGGATCGATCCGGTGCACCCCGAGTTCGACGCCGAGCCGGCGGGCGCGCCCCGCCGGTACTACGCCGTCGTCGAGTGGCTGGCATCCCTGGCTGCCGATCTGACCCGGATCTCCCGCGCGGCCTCACCAGAGCCCGCCGACTCGCACACCGCCGGCTGCTCTGGGGGTGGCGGCAGCACCGGGGATGGCGGCAGCACCGGGGATGGCGGCAGCACCGGGGATGGCGGCAGCACCGGGGGCGGCGGCAGCACCGGGGATGGGGGCAGCACCGGGGGCGGCGGCAGCTCTTGCAAACCCGCCTGA
- a CDS encoding putative Ig domain-containing protein, with protein sequence MRASRLSKRRRSLRRLLAVSFPALALTFAGLVAAPTAGAQAAAAHPHTTKVTQNNKALTDPARQTFHSTGKAGQKVPTTHLCATAEPGHASCFAQRRTDIKQRLASALAAAAPSGLSPANLHSAYNLPTSGGSGLTVAVVDAYNDPNAESDLATYRSTYGLSACTKANGCFKQVSQTGSTTSLPTNDSGWAGEEALDIDMVSAVCPNCNITLVEANSANDTDLGIAENEAVSLGAKFVSNSWGGDEASSQTSEDTSYFKHPGVAITVSSGDSAYGAEYPATSQYVTAVGGTALSTSSNSRGWTESVWKTSSTEGTGSGCSAYDAKPTWQTDTGCTKRMEADVSAVADPATGVAVYDTYGGSGWAVYGGTSASAPIVAGVYALAGTPGSSDYPAKYPYSHTSNLYDVTSGNNGSCSTSYFCTAGTGYDGPTGWGTPNGITAFTSGNTVTVTNPGSQSTTTGGSVSLQISASDSAGATLTYSASGLPTGLSISSTGKITGTASTAGTYQVTVTAKDSTGASGSTSFTWTVGSGSGTCTSTQLLGNAGFESGNTTWTGSSGVITNSTSEAAHAGSYYAWLDGYGSAHTDTLSQSVTVPSGCKATFTFYLHIDTAETSTSSAYDKLTVTAGSTTLATYSNLNKASGYAQKSFDLSSYAGSTVTLKFNGVEDSSLQTSFVVDDTALTTS encoded by the coding sequence ATGCGTGCGTCACGTCTGAGCAAGCGGAGACGGAGTCTGCGAAGACTCCTCGCCGTCTCCTTCCCGGCACTCGCCCTTACCTTCGCCGGACTCGTCGCGGCACCGACGGCCGGCGCCCAAGCCGCTGCCGCCCACCCGCACACCACCAAGGTCACGCAGAACAACAAGGCGCTGACCGACCCCGCGCGTCAGACCTTCCACTCCACCGGCAAGGCGGGCCAGAAGGTACCCACAACTCACCTGTGCGCCACTGCCGAGCCGGGCCACGCGTCCTGCTTCGCCCAGCGCCGCACCGACATCAAGCAGCGGCTGGCCTCGGCGCTCGCCGCCGCGGCCCCCTCCGGCCTCTCCCCGGCCAATCTGCACAGCGCTTACAACCTGCCCACCAGTGGCGGCAGCGGCCTGACGGTCGCCGTGGTCGACGCCTACAACGACCCCAACGCCGAGTCGGACCTCGCCACTTACCGCTCCACCTACGGTCTGTCCGCCTGCACCAAGGCCAACGGCTGCTTCAAGCAGGTCAGTCAGACCGGTTCGACCACCTCGCTGCCGACCAACGACAGCGGCTGGGCCGGCGAGGAGGCCCTCGACATCGACATGGTCAGCGCCGTCTGCCCGAACTGCAACATCACCCTTGTCGAGGCCAACTCCGCCAACGACACCGACCTCGGCATCGCCGAGAACGAGGCGGTCTCGCTCGGCGCCAAGTTCGTCTCCAACAGCTGGGGCGGCGACGAAGCCTCCTCCCAGACCAGCGAGGACACCTCGTACTTCAAGCACCCGGGTGTCGCGATCACCGTCTCCTCCGGTGACTCCGCCTACGGTGCCGAGTACCCGGCGACCTCCCAGTACGTGACCGCAGTCGGCGGCACCGCCCTGTCCACGTCCTCCAACTCCCGCGGCTGGACCGAGTCCGTGTGGAAGACCAGCTCGACCGAGGGCACCGGCTCCGGCTGCTCGGCCTACGACGCCAAGCCGACCTGGCAGACCGACACCGGGTGCACCAAGCGGATGGAAGCCGACGTCTCCGCGGTCGCCGACCCGGCGACCGGTGTGGCCGTGTACGACACCTACGGCGGCTCCGGCTGGGCGGTCTACGGCGGCACCAGCGCCTCCGCGCCGATCGTCGCCGGTGTCTACGCCCTCGCCGGCACACCGGGCTCCAGCGACTACCCGGCGAAGTACCCCTACTCCCACACCTCCAACCTGTACGACGTGACCAGCGGCAACAACGGCTCCTGCTCCACCTCGTACTTCTGCACCGCGGGCACCGGCTACGACGGCCCGACCGGCTGGGGCACCCCCAACGGCATCACCGCCTTCACCTCCGGCAACACGGTGACCGTCACCAACCCGGGCAGCCAGTCGACGACGACCGGCGGTTCGGTCAGCCTGCAGATCAGCGCAAGCGACAGCGCGGGCGCCACCCTCACCTACAGCGCCTCCGGGCTGCCGACCGGCCTGTCCATCAGCTCGACCGGCAAGATCACGGGAACGGCGTCCACCGCGGGCACCTACCAGGTCACCGTCACCGCGAAGGACTCGACAGGTGCCTCCGGCTCGACGTCCTTCACCTGGACCGTCGGCTCCGGCAGCGGCACCTGCACCTCGACCCAGCTACTCGGCAACGCCGGGTTCGAGTCGGGCAACACCACCTGGACCGGCTCCAGCGGGGTCATCACCAACTCCACCAGTGAGGCGGCACACGCCGGTTCCTACTACGCCTGGCTGGACGGCTACGGCTCCGCGCACACCGACACGCTCTCCCAGTCGGTGACCGTGCCGAGCGGCTGCAAGGCCACCTTCACCTTCTACCTGCACATCGACACCGCGGAGACCTCGACCAGCAGCGCGTACGACAAGCTGACGGTCACCGCGGGCTCGACCACCCTGGCCACCTACTCCAACCTCAACAAGGCCTCCGGGTACGCCCAGAAGTCCTTCGACCTGTCCTCGTACGCCGGCTCCACCGTCACCCTGAAGTTCAACGGAGTGGAGGACTCCTCCCTCCAGACCAGCTTCGTCGTGGACGACACCGCCCTGACGACCAGCTGA